The following nucleotide sequence is from Acidobacteriota bacterium.
GTTGTCTTCCCGCTGGCCACCGCCACTTCAACCTGCCGCAACACCGTTACGATCTGCTCTGGTTTGTACCTCTGCATCGGCATATTCAAATACCTCCTTCATGAGATTCTCTCTCACTTCGGCTGGTATCGAAATCGCCGGGCAGGTCAATCTTGCTGAATCCGTTGATGGGCATTAGGCCCGAGCGCGTCGTGAAAACATAATCCCCAGCGGTGAAGCGTGGCAGGCCAGTCAATAGCTTCATCGCTGCCGCGCTTAACGGCACATCGTGAATCCGCTTCGCCTTCGTCGCTTCCTTCGGCAATGTCCACATGCGCGCCGCCGCGTCTACCTGCCCCCACTTCATGTGCGCGGCTTCATTCAATCTCTGCCCGGTCAAAATCAATAATTGCAGATGCGCCCCGCGCCGAAGCCGGGAGTACGCGGACCTTACAAGAAAAGAATTTCAAGCTGAGGCACTACCCGGGACTCAACAATATTGACATTGCCATAGGGACGCAATATATTGCTCCCAGTCTAGAAAACTTTTAACCTTGGAGGCGAACTATGAAGCTGCGGGAGGCTTTGAGGACCGGATTCGTTTTCCTGTTTCTCTGCTGCGGGTGCGCATCGGCACAGGTTACGTCTGGAACGATTTCTGGCACCTTAACGGATGACACCGGAGCGGTTGTTCCAGGAGCATTGGTAACCGGTACCAACGTGGAAACGGGATTCACTCGAACGATTGAGACCGATGCCAGAGGCGCCTATCACCTGCGGCAACTGCCCGTGGGTTCATATGATGTCAAGGCGGAAGCGACCGGATTTCAGACCTCTCTCCAAAAAGGCATCAAACTGACGGTGGGCCAGGAAGCCGTGATTGATCTGGGACTTCATGTAGGGGCGGTTGCAGAAACGGTGACGATTACCAGTGAAGCTCCCATGGTGGAAACTACGACTTCTTCCGTGTCGGCGCTGGTCGATGATCGTCAGATTCGCGCCCTGCCCTTGAATGGGCGGGACTACACCCAACTAGTGACCCTGCAAATGGGGGCGGTGGAGGCCGACCGAAAGGGAGGCGGGAACATAGGCCGGGGAACCGGGAAGAGGATTTCAGTCAATGGATCCAGGCCTACTTCCAACGCTTATCTCGTGGATGGGACCGAGATAGGGGACCACATGGGACAAGCACCCGGAGGGGTCTCGGGCCAGGCTTTGGGCGTGGAGGCGATCCGGGAGTTCTCGGTCCTGACGACCAGCTATAGCGCGGCATACCCGAGCCAGGGCGGGGCGGTTGTGAATGCCATCACACAGTCGGGTACCAATGACATTCATGGCGCGCTCTTCGAATTTCTCCGCAACAGCGCGATGGACTCCAACGAATGGGTAAACAATCGAAACCGGACCCTCCAGCCCGGCTTCAAGCGGAACCAATTCGGATTCGCTCTCGGCGGGCCTGTTGCGAAAGACAAAACATTCTATTTTGGGTCGATCGAGTTGTTGAAGGAGCGATTGGGGAAGTCCACCACCATTCCCGTGCCTGATGAAAACGCACGGAGGGGGTTGATTCCTATTGTGGACTCGCAGGGAAATGTCAGCGGATATAATAATGTGGGTGTCCATGCCGATATCGCGCCTTTCATGAATCTGTACCAACCGATCAACGGACAACGATTCCCCAGCCTCGGGACCGGCGAGTTCTTCAATGTGTTCAGCCAGCCCACGGACGAAAATTATTGGATGTCTCGTGTGGACCATCGATTCTCGGAGTCCAACAGCGCTTTCGTCCGCTACACCTTCGACAACTCGAAGGTATCGTCTCCCAATCTCACTTCAACCGCCGTGAATACGTCAAAAATACGGTGGCAGTATGCCACCGTGGAACACAGTCATGTTTATTCGCCGACCTGGATTAACACATTCCGGCTCGGCTGGAACCGCAGCCATGCCCAGGAAACGAGTCCGATTACGTTTAGTAATCTTCCAAGCCGGTTTGACTTTACTCCCGGTCACTCGTTTGGAGAGCAATCTACGCTTTCAGTAACAGGCGGCGTGCTGGGCACCCTAGGAGGGGATCCCACGCGCGACTACATCACGAACTTCTACCAAGTGATGGAAGATGTCCTGACCACGCAGCGCTCTCATCAACTCCGATTCGGTGGCCGCGTCGGAAAATTCGGGAACAACTGGTATCTCCCCACCAATACCTATGGGGTTTACTCGTTTGCAAACCTCGAATCTTTCTTGACGGCCAGGCCACAGTCTTTCCAGGGCATGAATCCGGAGGGCGCGGATACCTTTCGAAGTTATGTCCAGTGGATGATTGCTGGATACGTGGACGATAAATACCAGGTGCGGCCCAACCTGGTTTTGAACCTGGGCTTGCGGTACGAGATGGCCAAAGTCCCGACAGAGAAGCATAATCGCTTGTGGGCTTTTCGCACGGCATCGGATCTCTTTCCGACTCAGGGTCCGCTTTACAAGAGCACCTCGCAGATGTGGAATATCCAGCCCCGGATTGGCTTTGCCTGGAATGTGCGCGGGGATGGAAAGACAGCCGTGCGGGCCGGTTTTGGCGTATACCAGCAGTATCTTCGTTCTCCGTATTGGGGCACTCTGGGACTGCGCCAGCCTCCTCTCTTTAATCTTGTGACTGCTAATAATCCGCCGTTCCTGAGTGTTTACCGAACGGTTGACCCGGCAAGTCTGCGGCCCAGTTTACAGTCCGGAAATTACGATATAGACCCGCCCTATCTGTTACAGCAAAACTTCACCGTGCAACACCAGATCATGGCGGCAACATCACTGACGGTTTCTTATGTGGGCTCTCGGGGAAATCATCTGGCGGCGATACGGTCGGTTAATATCAAGGCGCCGACGATCTTGACAGACGGTCGCAAGTGTTACAATTTCACGGGAGGCAACCCCTCTTGTCCTAACGGCAGCCTGACTCTGCTCAACCCCAACCTTCAGTCTGATAGCCGG
It contains:
- a CDS encoding TonB-dependent receptor; amino-acid sequence: MKLREALRTGFVFLFLCCGCASAQVTSGTISGTLTDDTGAVVPGALVTGTNVETGFTRTIETDARGAYHLRQLPVGSYDVKAEATGFQTSLQKGIKLTVGQEAVIDLGLHVGAVAETVTITSEAPMVETTTSSVSALVDDRQIRALPLNGRDYTQLVTLQMGAVEADRKGGGNIGRGTGKRISVNGSRPTSNAYLVDGTEIGDHMGQAPGGVSGQALGVEAIREFSVLTTSYSAAYPSQGGAVVNAITQSGTNDIHGALFEFLRNSAMDSNEWVNNRNRTLQPGFKRNQFGFALGGPVAKDKTFYFGSIELLKERLGKSTTIPVPDENARRGLIPIVDSQGNVSGYNNVGVHADIAPFMNLYQPINGQRFPSLGTGEFFNVFSQPTDENYWMSRVDHRFSESNSAFVRYTFDNSKVSSPNLTSTAVNTSKIRWQYATVEHSHVYSPTWINTFRLGWNRSHAQETSPITFSNLPSRFDFTPGHSFGEQSTLSVTGGVLGTLGGDPTRDYITNFYQVMEDVLTTQRSHQLRFGGRVGKFGNNWYLPTNTYGVYSFANLESFLTARPQSFQGMNPEGADTFRSYVQWMIAGYVDDKYQVRPNLVLNLGLRYEMAKVPTEKHNRLWAFRTASDLFPTQGPLYKSTSQMWNIQPRIGFAWNVRGDGKTAVRAGFGVYQQYLRSPYWGTLGLRQPPLFNLVTANNPPFLSVYRTVDPASLRPSLQSGNYDIDPPYLLQQNFTVQHQIMAATSLTVSYVGSRGNHLAAIRSVNIKAPTILTDGRKCYNFTGGNPSCPNGSLTLLNPNLQSDSRSYSDGQSFFNSLQMNLSQRLQRGLQMGLSYTFSKLIDEGPDRWDSTGAPGSADPGSQDPFDHKERRGPSPLDVRNNLVVNFLYELPKTGFQSSIPKHLLDGWQVNGILRSSSGKPFTPVLGYNRVETGLTNAGSSRPNLKAGANNNPVLGGPDKYFDASSFELQPRGFLGNAGVGTISGPGFANLDFGLVKLISFSERRSIEFRTEFFNLLNHPNYLTPRGVIQTSATAPFPSPTAARIDDTVNTARQIQLALKIAF